One stretch of Kluyveromyces marxianus DMKU3-1042 DNA, complete genome, chromosome 8 DNA includes these proteins:
- the PUB1 gene encoding Pub1p: MSEETKNNEQEVQQEVQAGEVEGSVEANVEVNVEKGNEESVEVSEEVSGEENAAEGTSEKEEESGAAPVLATQGGREKSDKILYVGNLPKNIDDDLLKQYFQIGGAISSVKIIPDKNSQECNYAFVEYFQPHDASVAYETLNGKEVEGKVLKINWAFQSQQVNSEETFNLFVGDLNVDVNDATLADTFKEFPSFIQAHVMWDMQSGRSRGYGFVSFGQQEQAQLAMETKQGFELNGRALRINWASKREPQQNQNQNQNGARRYGNGPSGGRGNFRGHNNNHHHHNNNSNRHPGAGGPPPPPPHHQMQAHLPPQLQQQPPMGMPPMHQAPLVPPPVDPEAVEDMMRGAPPRVTTAYIGNIPHFAQEHDLIPLLQNFGFIIDFKHYPEKGCCFIKYDTHEQAALCIVALTNFLFQGRNLRTGWGKEKPTFIRPQQQLGPMPPVSMQVPVPAESSVEPQLENDQEQ; the protein is encoded by the coding sequence ATGTCTGAAGAAACGAAGAATAACGAGCAGGAGGTGCAACAAGAGGTTCAAGCGGGTGAAGTTGAAGGTAGTGTTGAAGCCAATGTTGAAGTTAATGTTGAGAAGGGAAACGAGGAATCTGTAGAGGTTTCAGAGGAAGTTTCAGGCGAGGAAAACGCAGCAGAAGGAACATCtgagaaggaagaagagtctGGAGCTGCGCCAGTTTTGGCTACGCAGGGTGGTCGTGAGAAGTCTGACAAGATTTTATATGTGGGGAACTTGCCCAAGAACATTGACGACGATCTTTTGAAGCAGTACTTCCAGATCGGGGGTGCGATTTCTAGCGTGAAGATCATTCCTGACAAGAACAGTCAAGAGTGCAACTATGCATTTGTGGAGTACTTCCAGCCCCACGATGCTAGTGTAGCATACGAGACGTTGAACGGGAAGGAAGTTGAGGGGAAGGTGTTGAAGATCAACTGGGCGTTCCAGTCGCAACAGGTGAATAGCGAAGAGACATTCAACTTGTTTGTTGGTGATTTGAACGTGGACGTGAACGATGCTACGCTTGCAGACACGTTCAAGGAGTTCCCATCGTTCATCCAGGCGCATGTCATGTGGGACATGCAATCCGGGAGATCGAGAGGGTACGGTTTCGTGTCGTTTGGACAGCAAGAGCAGGCGCAATTGGCGATGGAGACGAAGCAAGGCTTCGAGTTGAACGGCAGGGCTTTGAGAATCAACTGGGCCTCGAAACGTGAACCACaacagaaccagaaccagaaccagaacgGGGCCAGAAGATACGGAAACGGACCTTCTGGTGGCCGTGGCAACTTCCGCGGACACAACAAtaaccaccaccaccacaacaacaacagtaaTAGACATCCAGGCGCAGGCGGGCCtcctccaccaccaccacacCACCAAATGCAAGCGCACCTACCCCCAcaattgcaacaacaaccaccAATGGGCATGCCCCCAATGCACCAGGCCCCTCTAGTCCCTCCTCCTGTCGACCCAGAAGCCGTCGAAGACATGATGAGAGGTGCCCCTCCAAGAGTCACCACCGCGTACATTGGAAACATCCCCCACTTCGCCCAGGAACACGACTTGATCCCATTGCTACAAAACTTCGGCTTCATCATCGACTTCAAGCACTACCCAGAAAAGGGCTGCTGCTTCATAAAATATGACACCCACGAGCAGGCCGCTTTGTGTATCGTTGCCCTAACaaacttcttgttccaaGGCAGAAACTTGAGAACCGGCTGgggtaaagaaaaaccaaCATTCATCCGTCCTCAACAGCAACTGGGCCCAATGCCACCAGTCTCAATGCAAGTCCCAGTGCCAGCCGAGTCCTCAGTCGAACCCCAATTGGAAAACGACCAGGAACAATGA
- the CAB2 gene encoding phosphopantothenate--cysteine ligase CAB2 produces MPNSRIHTSITEVSKAIDRSVDESSLPVAHLTDEDNYFTTNPKPPYLDELLRETTEFINYQRANGRENIVLVTSGGTTVPLENNTVRFIDNFSAGTRGASSAEQFLFHGYSVIFLHREFSLTPFNRPFIHNTETNFLDYFDENGQLSEQYRDVILENKRHYDRFMYQEKRLLMLPFTTVNQYLWSLKTIATLMNDNGCLFYLAAAVSDFFVPYSRLPQHKIQSQEANRKLNESSSDGQCNSSTTVEGKLVVNLDPVPKFLRRLVESWATQAMIISFKLETDDKILIHKARQALDRYNHQLVIGNLLQTRNKEVVFVSENNRDGDWIRTGGGANSNIEELIVQEVVKRHDAWRKDARKTG; encoded by the coding sequence ATGCCCAACTCACGCATACACACGTCCATCACAGAAGTATCCAAGGCCATTGACCGCAGTGTCGACGAATCAAGCCTTCCAGTGGCCCATCTCACCGATGAGGACAACTACTTCACAACAAACCCTAAACCACCGTACCTCGATGAGCTCTTGCGCGAAACTACAGAGTTCATCAACTACCAGCGTGCCAATGGGCGCGAAAACATCGTTTTGGTCACCTCTGGAGGTACCACGGTGCCGCTAGAGAACAACACTGTGCGGTTCATCGACAATTTCTCGGCTGGTACTAGAGGTGCATCAAGTGCAGAACAGTTCCTATTCCATGGATACTCCGTCATATTCCTCCATCGTGAGTTCTCATTGACGCCTTTCAACAGACCCTTCATTCACAACACAGAAACCAACTTCCTAGACTATTTCGACGAGAATGGACAGCTTTCCGAGCAGTATCGGGACGTCATTCTCGAGAATAAAAGACACTACGACCGGTTCATGTACCAGGAGAAACGTCTCCTAATGTTGCCCTTCACGACGGTGAACCAGTACTTGTGGTCGCTGAAGACAATTGCCACGCTCATGAACGATAACGGGTGTTTGTTCTACCTTGCTGCAGCTGTTTCGGACTTTTTCGTGCCATATTCAAGGCTACCGCAGCACAAGATCCAGTCCCAAGAGGCCAACCGGAAGCTGAATGAGTCCTCGTCAGATGGCCAGTGCAATAGCTCTACTACGGTGGAGGGGAAACTAGTCGTGAACTTGGACCCGGTACCCAAGTTCTTGAGGCGATTGGTGGAGTCGTGGGCGACACAGGCAATGATCATCTCGTTCAAGCTCGAAACGGACGACAAAATCCTAATCCACAAGGCTCGTCAAGCGTTGGACCGGTACAACCACCAGCTCGTCATTGGGAATCTTTTACAAACGAGAAACAAAGAGGTGGTATTTGTGTCTGAAAACAACAGGGATGGCGACTGGATCCGCACGGGAGGCGGTGCTAATAGTAATATCGAAGAGCTCATTGTGCAAGAAGTTGTGAAAAGGCACGATGCCTGGCGCAAGGACGCCAGGAAAACTGGCTAA